In a genomic window of Neochlamydia sp. AcF84:
- a CDS encoding transposase → MAKAQIQTLMKRGVIEYTLFDKNLAEVKEDGIRYILKRNPVRAQEIAHSPLSKLASIEKWVSAQNVYLHAHPKAQVEVGLKKIKAKIERLALKTCVAASTQDRSLSICLDQEMLAEDVKLDDCYVIKTDLACEEVSMQEIHDRYKDLARVESAFRTVKSDLEIRPVYVCSEESTKGHVLIVMLAYVIIRELDKAWKDLYLTVEEGLRSLSTLTLIEWTVNEGLSF, encoded by the coding sequence ATGGCAAAGGCTCAAATACAGACCTTAATGAAAAGAGGTGTGATCGAATATACCCTATTTGATAAGAACTTAGCTGAAGTCAAAGAAGATGGGATAAGATATATTCTTAAACGTAATCCTGTGCGCGCCCAGGAAATCGCCCATTCTCCTCTCAGCAAGCTAGCTAGCATAGAAAAATGGGTCTCCGCGCAAAATGTTTATCTACATGCACATCCCAAAGCACAGGTAGAAGTAGGCCTGAAAAAAATTAAAGCTAAAATCGAGCGTTTAGCGCTTAAAACTTGCGTGGCAGCTAGCACGCAAGATAGAAGCTTATCTATATGCCTTGATCAGGAAATGCTAGCTGAGGATGTTAAGCTAGATGATTGCTATGTGATTAAAACCGATCTTGCTTGCGAAGAAGTGAGCATGCAAGAAATACATGATCGTTATAAAGATTTAGCTAGGGTTGAATCAGCTTTTAGAACAGTAAAAAGCGATCTTGAAATAAGGCCAGTCTATGTATGTTCAGAAGAAAGTACAAAGGGCCATGTTTTAATTGTAATGTTAGCCTACGTGATTATCAGAGAGCTTGATAAAGCCTGGAAGGACCTTTATTTAACAGTAGAAGAGGGCTTACGCAGTTTATCTACTTTAACATTAATAGAATGGACAGTAAATGAAGGCTTAAGTTTTTAG
- a CDS encoding Fic family protein: MGTLNIIDWCKENGSPKLTLEMRAESVVTTFLPSSFFATGKRPEEQAEEAKKVRPESLEKEVIRLLRKESLSKSEISQILGHKHISEGLKKVLSSLLKQGKIIYTLSEKPNSRLQKYKLTDKTKD; the protein is encoded by the coding sequence ATGGGTACCCTCAATATTATCGACTGGTGTAAAGAAAATGGAAGCCCCAAGCTCACTTTGGAAATGCGAGCGGAATCAGTCGTGACCACTTTCTTGCCCTCGTCTTTCTTTGCCACAGGGAAAAGGCCCGAAGAACAGGCAGAAGAAGCCAAAAAAGTCAGACCCGAGTCCTTGGAAAAAGAAGTGATAAGATTGCTTCGAAAAGAATCTTTATCGAAGAGTGAAATATCTCAAATCCTGGGACATAAACACATTTCAGAGGGATTAAAAAAAGTTCTCTCTTCGTTGCTTAAACAAGGAAAAATTATCTACACATTATCTGAAAAGCCTAATAGTAGGCTGCAAAAATATAAATTGACTGATAAAACTAAGGATTAA